ACGGGGAGTCGAACCCCGGTCTCCACGGTGAAAGCGTGATGTGATAGCCGTTACACTATATCGGATGGCAAATTATAGAAAATTTACTTCAGCGTAACGTCCCATTTGAATAAGAAATATGAAAGCACAATCAAGATTCAAGATTATTATTTATGTTGCTAGAGTATTGTTGTTGGAATAAGTGACTACGAATATACACTTATTCGTGAAATTGGAGTAGGTGATGACGGACTTTAtcttgataattagtagtattaattatgaataaaagcagaactctttcttatattatataagagaggtaaataaaaacacacgccgattggacatgttaAGTATATTCAatgtaaaaataaactagggaatttactataagttcaatgtaacgactcatatcacTTATACATATAGATttcaagttgatgttcaattaatggatcttttATTTCAGTTAAGCCCACTTTGCGAGTagctcgtttagcattCCTTCATCCTGCTAAAGATACGACATCTTTGTAACATATACAAAGTACACTTTTGAATACGATCTGAATACttcagatagtaatgatgactagttatgtgaatatTGCTaaacctacttgttccaacactTTAACATGATACTAATCATGTTTGGGTAAGTGAATGCAAACGTTCttatgatgatattgttggaacaataatcaactatccatcaatttactagtacagctgattaatacattcaatcacgtaactagaagattatcatatacggtgttaagaagataacaaaaattattagaccagtgaaataagattcagaacagtcatcgaatttagtggaagctgaagtgcaaggattgataatgcaataggatcaatgaataacgacgtataaaatgaagaaagaaataacaATAAGATTATctaaaattgtcgattccgTTTTATGGATTCCAAAACCCATGGGGAGAACTTCTggtatattatatatacataatattatcaactttatcaaaaatggaatcttATTAATTGTCACAAGTTTTTACTGGCTATGAAAACAAGGAAGAATTGAGTATAAGATTATGTCGAATTGCCAATTCCCTTTCGGGGATTTTTAAATCTCGAAGGTGAACTTCCAATATGTTGTATATACCTTAAATCGAAAATGGGATCCTTAAAATTAGTAGCAATGGATGAAAACGtatggaaaaaagataaaaatagCCACACCATTTTGTATAATTGGTAATTCACCCTGTTGATTCCTAAATATTGGGGAGAACTTATAGCATATTCAAgatatataatattatcGTCTCTACCAGAAATGGAATTCCAACATCACaagattcaaaattataCCACATAAGAGTActcttctgaaaaaaatagtcTATATGAAGGCACAGGGTTCACGAAAAGAGAAGTGAACTCACTAAAGCGCCGTTTAAGATAAGAAGTCCAAAGAAAACTAAATCATATTATCAGTTGATTTGAACCCACACAGCACCGCGAATTGCTTCCCACGTAAGCGCGCCAATTGCTGTGCATTAACACGAAAGCAGCTCATCTAAACCGCTAGCAAATTTGTTCATCTTTAAACACGCCTGTCGAGTTCGTCCGCCAGTATTGTGGCGATGTATTTTGCCTCCGTTTACTCATTTCTGTAGTGCCAATAAAACCCCGAGAATATCATCTGATGCTCCCTTCTCCCCCCTAAATATTTGTTTGGATCAACTGTGAAAAAGAATTCAGGTTAACGTCGAAgctgaagaggaaaatgcAAACAAAGCAAGCCACAGATCCAATTGAATTTGTTTGCTTCGCATGCTATATACAAACTTGTTACGCCAAAGTTCGAAATTCACCAAAAATATAGCTGCACAGCCCAATTATGGTCCAAAATCCCCATTAGTGAAAGGTAGGCTGTATACTAACCTTCTAGTTACATCACTGTATGGAACAGGTCTGGCATGTTTATATCTAGAATCACAGAGCTTGAAGAAGTCCAAAACGAAGCAGTACCCTCTTGCTATCTCAAAAGATGACGTCGTAGATATAGTCCACGACGCACCAAATAGGATATTCAAACCAACACTTAGTACACAGGAAGAGGAAGTGCAAGATTTGGAGGGAAGTGACCTTCATAAAGTAGTTCATTCTCTGACTTATAGTGATGTCTCTCAATTCGCAATCGCTTGGGGGTTTCTCATTCAACTATCGAACCTCATCGGCAACTCTTCATTGGGCAGAAAATCTATATTTTATAGGGGGAGTGTTCTTAGCGTTATTGGGTTTCCGCCCTTGATTTATATGGCCCTCAGGCTTAGAATGAAGCAACTGCAGAAAGTTGGAGttcattttgaatgatCCGAAAGGCAAATAAAACGTAATACAtcatgaaaagaatagaTGAAAACTTTCTATATGAATATGTAAAGTTCTAAGATACACTATAAACTACTAGACAAATATTGTTTTCTATTTTGTTTAGTTATATATCCCAGTACAATCGAAACTCGCATGATCGTAGTGTCGTTTTCTCAACAATCAACGAGACCCACTGTTTGTAGATGGACCGGATTGCATTGGCCCCCGATAGATTGATCGTAAAGGTTATAGAAGCTACCGGACAAACATTGGTAGAAAATATCCTTGTCACCAATTGCTAAAGTTCCATGCTTTGTTATCGACCAGCCACCAGCGTAAATAGCACCTGCTTGTGGAGGAGGTCCATCAAACTGAAATTGCCTATTTGCTACTATAGAACCGATTCTACCATTGGAGTCAATGAGGACACCGTCATGTAATGTTACAGCCAAAGTTCCAGAATTCTTGCAAGCTTGCACTTTAATTACAGTTTCCttatttgatttatttGTCGGCTCTAGCTTACCCTTTGGAGCATCATCCTTACTGCCAATTGGTGAGGTGGTGACTTGCACTTGACCATCATGGATTTGAGATATGGCAGTTGCGGTTTTAGTTGCAGTTTTAGTTGCAGTTTTAGTTGCAGTTTTATTAGAAGTTTTCGTTGCAGTTTTCGTTGCAGTTTTCGTTGCAGTTTTCGAGGAGACCGCGGTCGTGGACTTTGTAACAATGCTTTTTACTGTTGTCACTTGTAATTGACCGTCACCTATTTGTGACACTATATGCGACACCGTCGGAGGTACTTTTTGCGTGGTAACCTGTAATTGACCGTCGGCTATTTGTGAAACTGGAACAGGTACCTTTTGTGTCGTAACTTGCACTTGACCGTCATTAATCTGTGAAATGATGTTTCTTTTGACTTTACTCTCACTGACAGTGAAAGGTATAACAGCAAGACCAAAAGAAGTTCGGTAATCTGTAGTACCACCGTCCATTTTGGAGCTTGGCGTTAAAGTCGCCCATGGTTCTGGTGGAGCATATGCAGCTAGTGAAATACTAGTTAATAGGGATGTTAAAAAtgctttcttgaaatacATATTGGGCGTTTTACTTGATTAGGAGTTTGTCGAGAATCAGTTTACTGCTGACAAGAAAATCAGAACAAGAATTAAAAAGTATGTACAAAGTAATATCTGTTTTCTCagcattttattttgctt
Above is a window of Saccharomyces kudriavzevii IFO 1802 strain IFO1802 genome assembly, chromosome: 10 DNA encoding:
- the FMP33 gene encoding Fmp33p (similar to Saccharomyces cerevisiae FMP33 (YJL161W); ancestral locus Anc_1.186), which produces MLYTNLLRQSSKFTKNIAAQPNYGPKSPLVKGRLYTNLLVTSLYGTGLACLYLESQSLKKSKTKQYPLAISKDDVVDIVHDAPNRIFKPTLSTQEEEVQDLEGSDLHKVVHSLTYSDVSQFAIAWGFLIQLSNLIGNSSLGRKSIFYRGSVLSVIGFPPLIYMALRLRMKQLQKVGVHFE
- the PIR5 gene encoding beta-1,3-glucan linked protein (similar to Saccharomyces cerevisiae YJL160C and PIR1 (YKL164C); ancestral locus Anc_1.187); the encoded protein is MYFKKAFLTSLLTSISLAAYAPPEPWATLTPSSKMDGGTTDYRTSFGLAVIPFTVSESKVKRNIISQINDGQVQVTTQKVPVPVSQIADGQLQVTTQKVPPTVSHIVSQIGDGQLQVTTVKSIVTKSTTAVSSKTATKTATKTATKTSNKTATKTATKTATKTATAISQIHDGQVQVTTSPIGSKDDAPKGKLEPTNKSNKETVIKVQACKNSGTLAVTLHDGVLIDSNGRIGSIVANRQFQFDGPPPQAGAIYAGGWSITKHGTLAIGDKDIFYQCLSGSFYNLYDQSIGGQCNPVHLQTVGLVDC